The DNA sequence gtgtgcatgtgcaGCGATACACAAGCATAATTAATGCTTTAAATAGTGCACTAACGTGAAATGAATGACAAAAATacaaatgttaaaataatagatttgcattttatatttcccCACTGCCTACAGAGCGAAGGTTACCTGGTTCGTAACTCGCGTACACTCCACAATGCACATCACCTGGCTTTGTAGTAGTTTCCTTGTTTCACTCGCAATAACAAATTTCGATGCTACCATTCACACGGGATTACTGCATCTCCCTTGCAACACATATTACACTAACCAACCAGTGTAACCCCATCTAAAATTAAAACGCTGACGTCTGATACTGTTACCTTTTGTATAGTTTGTTGTGTCACCTCTCCTTTACTTCTTGGCCGAGCCGAAGCAAACGCGACGGACATTGTCTTGATTTAGCGATATACAGTAAACGTATTTTTCTATTATACTACCTAATATTTAATTCTAGCTACCTCCTATTACGGATTTAGGGTTCCCGTTATTTGAGCTAAAAAAGGGGGGGTGTGTTCGGTCAAATCTGGACTGATCCAATGCAGGGTCAAAATAAATCTTAAATATATTTAACAGCTGCATAAACTGAATAGCGTTTTTCTTTCCATTGCATTGCAGCACTCTGATCGCCTTACTACTGTTGATGCTGAAGAGATTCCCTTCCCTTAAAACCTAACAACATCCCCTATCATTGTTTTTGGTACGAACCCGGTCTACTACTGTACTGTAGTAAGGCTGCAGATATCCATTTTTATTCAGAGCGAGGAATACGGCTATTCCTCAACGTAAATGAGCGCATTGCCATACATCGCACGCAATAAATCATCCGAGCGTTAACTGAACTGGCATTGGCTACGTTTTACATCCCCGGAAGAGGCGTTGCGCCGTGAATTTGCGCTTTTCTGATAGTATTCACTTTCGGTTTTGTTATTGAAAGACCCTTGGCAGCTTTTTGTATAGATTGCACAGAAAACTCTGACTTCATTCATTTTAAAGTGTTTCTTTGTTGTCAAAGATGAGTTACGACCGAGCTATCACTGTGTTTTCACCGGACGGTCACCTGTTTCAGGTCGAATACGCTCAGGAGGCTGTAAAGAAGGGATCGACGGCGGTAAGTGCAGAAGGATGGTCACGGCCTCACAGAAAAATGAGCGTCTACTTAGTCCATTACAGTCCGATCAAAATTAGTATGTTATAGCTGCTCTTATCGTTAGAGATCTTATAGTTTATATACAATATTCGCCTGGCAGTTTTACTTTTGGTTATATCGTATTAAGGCATGTATAAAGCACAATATAGCATGAACAGtttttaaaactagaaaacactgAAGTGCAGGGCCGTAGCCAGCTATGAGGTTGCCGGGGTCCGGACCTCTATAATATTTTGAGAgccaaaaataaaatttgaagctaAATATTCCCTTGAATAAAAATGGGCTTGATTTGGCTAACGTTTAACCTAActaattacttaaaaaaaaactgctttgaAGTGGATGGATCAATAATGTGATTGACCAAACCCACCTCCAGCTCCTGCACCTCACCTTACTCCAACCCTGGCTATAGCCCTGTTGAAGTGCACAGATACAATATTGTTCTGTAATATTTTAGGTTGGCGTAAGGGGCAAAAATATTGTTGTACTTGGTGTGGAGAAGAAATCAGTGGCGAAACTACAAGACGACAGGACAGTGCGCAAAATCTGCGCTCTGGATGACAATGTTTTTATGGCTTTTGCAGGTAAACTGAATCTGATTCCAATTCCTTTTATATGGGCCAATTGACATTTTCCTCTCTGTACAAAAcactccatatatatatatatatacatacacacacacacactcatatatacACAGAATCCATCTGAAGTTCCTCCTACCACCCACCAAAAAGGCTCATGTTCTAATACCACCTTAGACATGGCAAATGTTCCAAAAATGATAATTGTGTTCTCCCCAGGACTTACAGCAGATGCCAGAATTGTCATTAACAGGGCAAGAGTGGAGTGCCAGAGTCATCGCCTGACTGTGGAGGACCCTGTGACTGTGGAGTACATAACGCGCTTCATATCCAGCatcaaacaggtttttatcataaTTATTAGGAAGGCCAGGGGATTTTATTCTCCCATCCAGAGCTATGTTTCCCAAAAACTCCTGTTAGCAACTTGCATAGTAGGAGCCATTCAGATGAATGGGTCTATCTAGGTAAGTTGCTAATGCTGGGAAATGTTTTGGGAAACATACCCCACTTTAACTTAATCCCCTGGCTTATAGTTAAGACTGACAAGACATGGTTAACACAGTGAATGGTGGCATGTATAATAAAAGGTATAATAAAACAAGCAATTTTGTTTTTCCAGAATCAAACCAAACCAAGTTATCCTCTCGGTTATTAACCTAACTTACATGGCCCGTTTTCTTCATTAAGCGATACACTCAAAGCAATGGCCGTAGACCTTTTGGGATCTCTGCCCTCATCATGGGCTTTGACTTTGATGGGATGCCAAAGCTGTACCAGACAGACCCCTCTGGGACATATCATGCATGGAAGGTAGGCCCCAAGTATCATGGTTTAGCCCAGGCCTGTGTGTTGGAGCTATCATAGCAAACTTACATGATGATTAGCTGAGGTAAATACAGTTTTCATGCTACACTGCAATACTGCATGGCCCAAACATAAAACACACTGGATATATCCACGTGCCTTCCTAAAGTGAAAATTGGGTAGCGGCTTATGCAGAGTTGTGTCATAGATTAGCCTTGGCAAAAGGTCAGCATCTGCTCACTCTGCTTTATGGTTTTTGTAGGCCAATGCCATTGGCAGATCTGCAAAAACTGTACGAGAATTTCTGGAAAAGAACTACGAGGAGAAAGACATGGAGTCAGATGAAGAAACTATAAAGTTGGCCATCAAAGCACTACTAGAGGTAACCAGTCGCTAttttagagaaacatgttaaCCATC is a window from the Brienomyrus brachyistius isolate T26 chromosome 8, BBRACH_0.4, whole genome shotgun sequence genome containing:
- the LOC125747003 gene encoding proteasome subunit alpha type-7-like, translated to MSYDRAITVFSPDGHLFQVEYAQEAVKKGSTAVGVRGKNIVVLGVEKKSVAKLQDDRTVRKICALDDNVFMAFAGLTADARIVINRARVECQSHRLTVEDPVTVEYITRFISSIKQRYTQSNGRRPFGISALIMGFDFDGMPKLYQTDPSGTYHAWKANAIGRSAKTVREFLEKNYEEKDMESDEETIKLAIKALLEVVQSGGKNIELAVMKRNEPLKLLSPEEIELHVSEIEKEKEESEKKKKKA